In Kitasatospora sp. NA04385, a single genomic region encodes these proteins:
- a CDS encoding DNA repair ATPase produces the protein MEREIVDADTYEVLRARLARAAADLTERAEALNARRTAEFGGGGLTLAGTGRLSTARPARLRDAVAVGALVLVGSLPQPGPAEAIGDVLALYRPDLAAADAAALPGLLEAPGPARDFDELHRYFRDARLDRLRLDEGRLHAVFRTGPAEGDERTLRWQLDDTGRARYLDARGERGHPRPDAQQVAWVPAGRDDHVPGRPPRLSLGGELLLATEGGVLRLTAPDGRDLHEEPLDEPLQTLADAEIGHARTDTLLLVRIRPYQEATVRHLLCHLPTGRVTRIDALGQACLRLPGDQGLAFPGGYALADGRVRVFDQPAAGLLHDRTVRSPNGEDVLYAFRDPADGRTLLMPYNSVRQEAAAPLPCRAHALLDDGTLLLFGATDGPARLHPVQTWHTPFADELHAAARPVGHGPLARIGNADLVRGIADCLALARQAAAPAPGADDYRTVLAAARRTADRHHWLADPDTGDLHRALAAIRDSARQALAAHESVAGLAADTARTVEATATRTTTLLRLTRGESPATAEAWVTALAELRRAQGEVESLRELHHVDTDRVDRLAADLADGLTDAATRAVDHLAAPDAFTHQRDLAADLVARSEALTASPQAEPLHEEATAQTAALQTVADLVTTLDLADAATRTGILDRLADVLGLLNRARTTLTARRRALRTRESAAEFAAESALLAQATAAALAAADTPQSCDDQLARLLLRIEQLDARFADADPALADRLAARRTEIHTTLTTRRQNLVDERVRRAERLAASADRILAALRRHLAALDSPRDIDTALASDPMAVKVRQLADQLGELGDPVRADQVTTALRAARDQAHRSHRDRAELSGAAPGTLRLGRHLFTAAPLRPELTIVPRPDGPVFALTGTDYRSPVTDPAFARTRPHWDQRLPSETPEVYRAEYLAARLLLDAEPDRLPALHEALATGRLPDLVREAAERRTDEGYRRGVHDHDATAVLTALLTQYAAADTLRHPAAARAAAQLFWAHGTDEGARHAWTVRSRSLGRAREAFGSAPALAALAAELQAEIDPFATATGIPAARAGHYLVEELARTALGFAARPATAALLEEFHARPGTRALADALAALPADPALLPARHQLAHTWLQSFTTATGHPATPDDLAEATATLLTPDLPRRTLPTDTETRVEDLRGDHPRLRDGRLAVRLDELLTRAADFHTVQVPSFRAYQRLRGELLEREHARLRLTEHLPAPLNGFVRNRLIDEVYLPLIGDNLARQLGTADGAARTDRSGLLLLLSPPGYGKTTLVEYLAERLGMLLVTVSGPALGHGVTSLDPAQAPDATSRREIEKLNFALHAGSNTLLYVDDIQHTSPDFLQRFIPLCDARRRVEGVWDGRPREWDLRGKRFAVVMAANPYTESGRSFRVPDMLANRADVWNLGDAVTGRHDLFALSFIENALTANPHLAPLATAERAELDLLLRRAAGEPGAPEPDPVRPPEESGRITAVLSRLLAVRETVLAVNRAYVDSAAQHDRDRTEPPFRLQGSYRDMNRIAQRVAPVMDDAEVQALITDHYRAEAQALGQEAEAQLLRLAELRGTLTTAQARRWQTLRNTFTATHRP, from the coding sequence GTGGAGCGGGAGATCGTCGACGCCGACACCTACGAGGTGTTGCGGGCCCGGCTGGCCAGGGCGGCGGCCGACCTGACCGAACGCGCCGAGGCGCTGAACGCGCGCCGCACGGCCGAGTTCGGCGGCGGCGGGCTGACCCTGGCCGGTACCGGCCGGCTCAGCACCGCCCGGCCCGCCCGGCTGCGGGACGCGGTGGCCGTCGGCGCCCTGGTGCTGGTCGGCAGCCTGCCCCAGCCGGGCCCCGCCGAGGCCATCGGCGACGTCCTCGCCCTGTACCGCCCCGACCTCGCCGCCGCGGACGCCGCAGCCCTGCCCGGACTGCTCGAAGCCCCCGGCCCGGCACGGGACTTCGACGAACTGCACCGCTACTTCCGGGACGCCCGGCTCGACCGCCTCCGGCTCGACGAAGGCCGACTGCACGCCGTCTTCCGCACCGGCCCCGCCGAGGGCGACGAGCGGACCCTGCGCTGGCAGCTCGACGACACCGGCCGCGCCCGCTACCTCGACGCGCGCGGCGAACGCGGCCACCCGCGGCCCGACGCGCAGCAGGTCGCCTGGGTTCCGGCCGGCCGGGACGACCACGTCCCCGGCCGCCCGCCCCGGCTGTCGCTCGGTGGCGAACTCCTGCTCGCCACCGAGGGCGGCGTCCTGCGGCTCACCGCCCCCGACGGCCGCGACCTGCACGAGGAACCCCTGGACGAACCGCTCCAGACCCTCGCCGACGCCGAGATCGGCCACGCCCGCACCGACACCCTCCTGCTGGTGCGGATCCGCCCCTACCAGGAGGCGACGGTCCGCCACCTGCTGTGCCACCTGCCCACCGGACGGGTCACCAGGATCGACGCGCTCGGCCAGGCCTGCCTGCGCCTGCCCGGCGACCAGGGCCTGGCCTTCCCCGGCGGCTACGCCCTGGCCGACGGCCGCGTCCGGGTCTTCGACCAGCCCGCGGCCGGGCTGCTCCACGACCGCACCGTCCGCTCGCCCAACGGCGAGGACGTGCTCTACGCCTTCCGCGACCCCGCCGACGGCCGCACCCTGCTGATGCCCTACAACAGCGTCCGCCAGGAAGCCGCCGCCCCCCTGCCCTGCCGCGCCCACGCCCTCCTGGACGACGGCACCCTGCTCCTGTTCGGCGCCACCGACGGGCCCGCCCGCCTGCACCCCGTACAGACCTGGCACACCCCCTTCGCCGACGAACTGCACGCCGCCGCCCGGCCCGTCGGCCACGGCCCGCTGGCCCGGATCGGCAACGCCGACCTGGTCCGCGGCATCGCCGACTGCCTGGCCCTCGCCCGCCAGGCCGCCGCCCCCGCCCCCGGCGCCGACGACTACCGCACCGTCCTCGCCGCCGCCCGGCGCACCGCCGACCGCCACCACTGGCTGGCCGACCCCGACACCGGCGACCTGCACCGGGCCCTGGCCGCGATCCGCGACAGCGCCCGACAGGCCCTCGCCGCCCACGAATCCGTCGCCGGGCTGGCCGCCGACACCGCCCGCACCGTCGAGGCCACCGCCACCCGCACCACCACCCTGCTCCGGCTCACCCGCGGCGAGAGCCCCGCCACCGCCGAGGCCTGGGTCACCGCACTCGCCGAACTGCGCCGGGCCCAGGGCGAGGTGGAGTCCCTCCGGGAACTGCACCACGTCGACACCGACCGGGTCGACCGCCTCGCCGCCGACCTCGCCGACGGCCTCACCGACGCCGCCACCCGCGCCGTCGACCACCTCGCCGCCCCGGACGCCTTCACCCACCAGCGGGACCTGGCCGCCGACCTGGTCGCGCGCTCCGAGGCGCTCACCGCCAGCCCCCAGGCCGAGCCGCTGCACGAGGAGGCCACCGCGCAGACCGCAGCCCTGCAGACCGTCGCCGACCTGGTCACCACCCTCGACCTCGCCGACGCCGCCACCCGCACCGGCATCCTCGACCGCCTCGCCGACGTGCTCGGCCTGCTCAACCGCGCCCGCACCACCCTCACCGCCCGCCGCCGCGCGCTGCGCACCCGGGAGTCGGCCGCCGAGTTCGCCGCCGAGAGCGCCCTGCTCGCCCAGGCCACCGCCGCGGCGCTCGCCGCCGCCGACACCCCGCAGTCCTGCGACGACCAGCTCGCCCGGCTGCTGCTGCGGATCGAACAGCTCGACGCCCGCTTCGCCGACGCGGACCCCGCCCTCGCCGACCGGCTCGCCGCCCGCCGCACCGAGATCCACACCACCCTCACCACCCGCCGCCAGAACCTGGTCGACGAACGCGTCCGACGGGCCGAACGGCTCGCCGCCTCCGCCGACCGCATCCTCGCCGCCCTCCGCCGCCACCTCGCCGCCCTCGACTCCCCCCGGGACATCGACACCGCCCTCGCCTCCGACCCGATGGCCGTCAAGGTCCGCCAACTCGCCGACCAGCTCGGCGAACTGGGCGACCCGGTACGCGCCGACCAGGTCACCACCGCCCTGCGGGCCGCCCGCGACCAGGCCCACCGCTCCCACCGGGACCGCGCCGAACTCTCCGGCGCCGCCCCCGGCACCCTGCGGCTCGGCCGCCACCTGTTCACCGCCGCCCCGCTGCGCCCCGAACTCACCATCGTCCCCCGGCCGGACGGCCCCGTCTTCGCCCTCACCGGCACCGACTACCGCTCCCCGGTCACCGACCCCGCCTTCGCCCGCACCCGCCCGCACTGGGACCAGCGCCTCCCCTCCGAGACGCCCGAGGTGTACCGCGCCGAGTACCTGGCCGCCCGCCTGCTCCTGGACGCCGAACCCGACCGGCTCCCCGCCCTGCACGAAGCCCTCGCCACCGGCCGCCTGCCCGACCTCGTCCGCGAAGCCGCCGAACGGCGCACCGACGAGGGCTACCGGCGCGGCGTCCACGACCACGACGCCACCGCCGTCCTCACCGCCCTGCTGACCCAGTACGCGGCGGCCGACACCCTGCGCCACCCGGCCGCCGCCCGGGCCGCCGCCCAGCTGTTCTGGGCCCACGGCACCGACGAGGGCGCCCGCCACGCCTGGACCGTCCGGTCCCGCTCGCTCGGCCGGGCCCGCGAAGCCTTCGGCTCGGCCCCCGCGCTCGCCGCCCTCGCCGCCGAACTCCAGGCCGAGATCGACCCGTTCGCCACCGCCACCGGCATCCCCGCCGCCCGGGCCGGCCACTACCTGGTCGAGGAACTCGCCCGCACCGCACTCGGCTTCGCCGCCCGACCCGCCACCGCCGCCCTGCTGGAGGAGTTCCACGCCCGGCCGGGCACCCGCGCCCTCGCCGACGCCCTCGCCGCCCTGCCCGCCGACCCCGCCCTGCTGCCCGCCCGCCACCAACTCGCCCACACCTGGCTGCAGTCCTTCACCACCGCCACCGGCCACCCCGCCACCCCCGACGACCTCGCCGAAGCCACCGCCACCCTGCTCACCCCCGACCTGCCCCGCCGCACCCTGCCCACCGACACCGAGACCCGCGTCGAGGACCTGCGCGGCGACCACCCCCGCCTGCGGGACGGCCGCCTCGCCGTCCGCCTCGACGAACTGCTCACCCGCGCCGCCGACTTCCACACCGTCCAGGTCCCCTCCTTCCGCGCCTACCAGCGGCTGCGCGGCGAACTCCTGGAACGCGAACACGCCCGGCTGCGCCTGACGGAGCACCTCCCCGCGCCGCTCAACGGCTTCGTCCGCAACCGCCTCATCGACGAGGTGTACCTGCCGCTGATCGGCGACAACCTCGCCCGCCAGCTCGGCACCGCCGACGGCGCCGCCCGCACCGACCGCAGCGGCCTGCTGCTGCTCCTCTCCCCGCCCGGCTACGGCAAGACCACCCTGGTCGAGTACCTGGCCGAACGGCTCGGCATGCTCCTCGTCACCGTCAGCGGCCCCGCCCTGGGCCACGGGGTGACCTCCCTCGACCCCGCCCAGGCGCCCGACGCGACCTCCCGGCGCGAGATCGAGAAGCTGAACTTCGCCCTGCACGCCGGCAGCAACACCCTGCTGTACGTCGACGACATCCAGCACACCTCGCCCGACTTCCTCCAGCGCTTCATCCCGCTGTGCGACGCCCGGCGCCGGGTGGAAGGCGTCTGGGACGGCCGGCCCCGCGAATGGGACCTGCGCGGCAAGCGCTTCGCCGTGGTGATGGCCGCCAACCCCTACACCGAGTCCGGCCGCAGCTTCCGCGTCCCCGACATGCTCGCCAACCGCGCCGACGTGTGGAACCTCGGCGACGCCGTCACCGGCCGCCACGACCTCTTCGCCCTCAGCTTCATCGAGAACGCCCTCACCGCCAACCCCCACCTCGCCCCGCTGGCCACCGCCGAGCGCGCCGAACTGGACCTGCTGCTGCGCCGCGCCGCCGGGGAGCCCGGGGCCCCGGAGCCGGACCCGGTCCGGCCGCCCGAGGAGAGCGGACGGATCACCGCCGTCCTGTCCCGGCTGCTCGCCGTCCGCGAGACCGTCCTCGCCGTCAACCGGGCCTACGTCGACTCCGCCGCCCAGCACGACCGGGACCGCACCGAACCCCCCTTCCGCCTCCAGGGCTCCTACCGGGACATGAACCGGATCGCCCAACGCGTCGCCCCCGTCATGGACGACGCCGAAGTCCAGGCCCTGATCACCGACCACTACCGGGCCGAGGCCCAGGCACTCGGGCAGGAGGCCGAGGCGCAGCTCCTCAGACTCGCCGAGCTCCGCGGCACCCTCACCACCGCCCAGGCGCGGCGCTGGCAGACGCTCAGGAACACCTTCACCGCCACCCACCGGCCGTGA
- a CDS encoding SPFH domain-containing protein, whose amino-acid sequence MDTIAVGLGVLVAVALLIALALLLLTSRLYRKVEQGKALIVSRTRKVDVTFTGAIVLPVLHKAEQMDISVKTIEISRTGRDGLICRDNIRADIRISFFVRVNKTVEDVIKVAQAIGTARASEQAAVQEFFSAKFSEALKTVGKQMDFTDLYTHRHEFRDQIIAVIGTDLNGYSLEDAAIDHLEQTPLAALDAGNILDAQGIRKITELTAIEHVRTNEYRRTEEKEITRQNVDAREAVLELERRQADAEIRQRREIETLRAKEESAIARVQEEERLGAQSAFIRTEEQLGIQRENQAREVAVAQKNRERVIAVETERIEKDRLLEVVGRDRETELARIAMAMEVEGGKREVADVVRERVAVDRTVAEQEESIKTLRAVEEAERLRRATVIQAEAEAQEKLVKDIKAAEAAEQAAEHRAREARVLAEARRDASELDAQAKVRLAEGAQAEAAAEGLAQVRVREQEAGAIEKVGRAEAAVLGEKARAAAWEIGAKLKAEAEGLTEKAAAIAALDEAGRGHEEYRLRLAAEKDVRLAGLDAQRQIAEAQAALVAAGLEKANIDIVGGDTVFFDRLVQSVTAGKAVDAFVAHSDTARALTGEWLDGSRPFTEDLTRVLSSFSAADVQHLTVSALLMKLIDSGGDQAGPLRQLLSSAQQLGLAETPLAALNGSARK is encoded by the coding sequence ATGGACACCATCGCTGTGGGCCTCGGCGTGCTCGTGGCCGTCGCCCTGCTCATCGCACTCGCGCTGCTGCTGCTCACCAGCCGCCTGTACCGGAAGGTCGAACAGGGCAAGGCGCTGATCGTCTCCCGGACGCGGAAGGTCGACGTGACCTTCACCGGGGCGATCGTGCTGCCGGTGCTCCACAAGGCGGAGCAGATGGACATCTCGGTGAAGACCATCGAGATCTCCCGCACCGGCCGCGACGGCCTGATCTGCCGGGACAACATCCGCGCCGACATCCGGATCTCGTTCTTCGTCCGGGTCAACAAGACCGTCGAGGACGTGATCAAGGTCGCGCAGGCGATCGGCACCGCCCGGGCCAGCGAGCAGGCCGCGGTGCAGGAGTTCTTCTCCGCCAAGTTCTCCGAGGCCCTCAAGACGGTCGGCAAGCAGATGGACTTCACCGACCTGTACACCCACCGGCACGAGTTCCGCGACCAGATCATCGCGGTGATCGGCACCGACCTGAACGGCTACAGCCTGGAGGACGCGGCGATCGACCACCTGGAGCAGACGCCGCTGGCCGCGCTGGACGCCGGCAACATCCTGGACGCCCAGGGCATCCGCAAGATCACCGAGCTGACCGCGATCGAGCACGTGCGCACCAACGAGTACCGGCGCACCGAGGAGAAGGAGATCACCCGCCAGAACGTGGACGCCCGGGAGGCCGTCCTGGAACTGGAGCGGCGCCAGGCCGACGCCGAGATCCGCCAGCGCCGGGAGATCGAGACGCTGCGGGCCAAGGAGGAGTCGGCGATCGCCCGGGTCCAGGAGGAGGAGCGCCTCGGCGCCCAGTCCGCGTTCATCCGCACCGAGGAGCAGCTGGGCATCCAGCGGGAGAACCAGGCCCGCGAGGTGGCCGTGGCGCAGAAGAACCGCGAGCGGGTCATCGCGGTGGAGACCGAGCGGATCGAGAAGGACCGGCTGCTGGAGGTGGTCGGCCGCGACCGGGAGACCGAACTCGCCCGGATCGCCATGGCGATGGAGGTCGAGGGCGGCAAGCGGGAGGTCGCCGACGTGGTCCGCGAGCGGGTCGCGGTGGACCGCACCGTCGCCGAGCAGGAGGAGTCCATCAAGACGCTGCGCGCCGTGGAGGAGGCGGAGCGGCTGCGCCGGGCGACGGTCATCCAGGCGGAGGCCGAGGCGCAGGAGAAGCTGGTCAAGGACATCAAGGCGGCCGAGGCCGCCGAGCAGGCCGCCGAGCACCGGGCCCGGGAGGCCCGGGTGCTGGCCGAGGCCCGCCGGGACGCCTCCGAGCTCGACGCCCAGGCCAAGGTCCGCCTCGCCGAGGGCGCCCAGGCGGAGGCCGCCGCCGAGGGGCTGGCGCAGGTCCGGGTCCGCGAGCAGGAGGCGGGCGCGATCGAGAAGGTCGGCCGGGCCGAGGCCGCCGTCCTCGGCGAGAAGGCCCGGGCCGCCGCGTGGGAGATCGGCGCGAAGCTCAAGGCCGAGGCCGAGGGGCTCACCGAGAAGGCCGCCGCCATCGCCGCCCTGGACGAGGCCGGCCGCGGCCACGAGGAGTACCGGCTGCGCCTCGCCGCGGAGAAGGACGTCCGGCTGGCCGGGCTCGACGCCCAGCGGCAGATCGCCGAGGCCCAGGCCGCCCTGGTGGCGGCCGGGTTGGAGAAGGCCAACATCGACATCGTCGGCGGCGACACGGTGTTCTTCGACCGCCTGGTGCAGTCGGTGACCGCGGGCAAGGCGGTGGACGCCTTCGTCGCCCACTCCGACACCGCCCGCGCCCTCACCGGCGAGTGGCTGGACGGCAGCCGGCCCTTCACCGAGGACCTCACCCGGGTGCTGTCCTCCTTCTCCGCCGCCGACGTGCAGCACCTCACCGTCTCCGCGCTGCTGATGAAGCTCATCGACTCCGGCGGCGACCAGGCCGGCCCGCTGCGGCAACTGCTCTCCTCCGCGCAGCAGTTGGGCCTCGCCGAGACACCGCTCGCCGCCCTGAACGGCAGCGCGCGGAAGTAG
- a CDS encoding CdaR family transcriptional regulator, translating to MAMDDEITTELSTRYLDLLAEVSGTGRTPRRAELEALRSLGERGAEAGHSLRELVTRCLGAGRDAWQSLPGVSGAATVSELRRAGEAVLAAADAALAALGEGHERAQRLAMRQEEAVRREFIDDLLFGRSDLGTLAARAERFGLRLARAHAVAVAVGQEPYDDVHPVVRRVERELVGRFGERDVLLATKEGRLVCVAPDSEQVVLEAFAQLALHPGAGYRPGRRVATGRRHSGAGGVVRSYEEALDALDFADRLALPAPLLRAEELLVFPVLMRDRAAMADLVHSVLGPLTGARGGARPLLDTITAQAESGYVNAEAARRLGVSVRTLSYRLERIKSLTGYDPSQALHRYTLETAAMGARMLDWPRRPL from the coding sequence ATGGCCATGGACGACGAGATCACCACCGAGCTGAGCACGCGGTACCTCGATCTGCTCGCGGAGGTGTCCGGCACCGGCCGCACGCCGCGCCGCGCCGAGCTGGAGGCCCTCCGGAGCCTGGGCGAGCGCGGGGCGGAGGCCGGACACAGCCTGCGCGAACTGGTCACCCGGTGCCTGGGGGCCGGCCGGGACGCCTGGCAGTCCCTCCCCGGTGTCTCCGGTGCCGCGACGGTCAGCGAGCTGCGCCGGGCGGGGGAGGCGGTCCTGGCCGCCGCGGACGCGGCGCTGGCCGCGCTGGGCGAGGGGCACGAGCGGGCGCAGCGGCTGGCGATGCGGCAGGAGGAGGCCGTGCGGCGGGAGTTCATCGACGACCTGCTGTTCGGGCGGAGCGACCTCGGCACGCTCGCCGCCCGGGCCGAGCGGTTCGGCCTGCGGCTGGCCCGGGCGCACGCGGTGGCGGTGGCGGTCGGCCAGGAGCCGTACGACGACGTGCACCCGGTGGTGCGCCGGGTGGAGCGGGAGCTGGTGGGCCGCTTCGGCGAACGGGACGTGCTGCTGGCGACGAAGGAGGGGCGGCTGGTGTGCGTCGCCCCGGACAGCGAACAGGTGGTGCTGGAGGCGTTCGCGCAGCTCGCGCTGCACCCCGGGGCGGGCTACCGGCCGGGGCGGCGGGTGGCCACCGGACGGCGGCACTCCGGCGCCGGCGGGGTGGTGCGCAGCTACGAGGAGGCGCTGGACGCCCTGGACTTCGCGGACCGGCTCGCACTGCCGGCCCCCCTGCTGCGGGCGGAGGAACTGCTGGTCTTCCCGGTGCTGATGCGGGACCGGGCCGCGATGGCGGACCTGGTGCACAGCGTCCTGGGGCCGCTGACCGGCGCCCGCGGCGGTGCCCGGCCGCTCCTGGACACCATCACGGCCCAGGCGGAGAGCGGGTACGTGAACGCGGAGGCCGCCCGCAGGCTCGGGGTGAGCGTGCGGACGCTGTCCTACCGGCTGGAGCGCATCAAGTCCCTGACGGGCTACGACCCGTCGCAGGCGCTGCACCGCTACACCCTGGAGACCGCGGCGATGGGGGCCCGGATGCTGGACTGGCCGAGGCGTCCGCTGTGA
- a CDS encoding NACHT domain-containing NTPase, which produces MTIADLVAAPKLSQEAFSALVHVEYQLRVLGLVCAAADDEPSKFSTPGSLESWADYSKKQSAKLGCAECRTDATAVADSIKSTVVSEPELSIRLVRNRVCHGGPAPENIDHAALHKVVTDNAERIVRIYEHGHVADLAPYFRTVDGELAALHSFSGTAATYWPRRTEAVDVTDADVVDALKKLNFNRGDRLLDDFAQDIERDLKGFAERDSVYVLVSPPEPIAVRWDRRSSDGPVPRVDRFVIGSDHARMWVTESGLRPYKEFLADVCNWPLLKRRLLEELEEQVSAEKQISRELFPNLQQRVTHVPTLVQFDDDYQGPRTDLTITAACAEVTEGIHSYRGSTNLITLTGEAGAGKTHSLLQFARDSLAANAGLAPVAIYISSSRSSATSLDKLITERVAGTRILDREPVLALCRAGLAILVIDGFDEMLGFRSYDDPLSGLQPILDQLRNRGAVILSARASYSEARLWKSLTEHPTKESQHRLTTMKLQPWRRSQLTELMENLSIDATATEEAPAVRQLLTTPFFCLAYAAWKQDDRSGDFLRFVVDTYLQRELSKLTDLQGSSLFTHEELSEIFCEVAELTARNVSAEVSESDLVDAAEYALGKDLSEKERRRLVALCGMSADWSEHELSFSFTHLAVAEHFLARQVVRLPFPQALALLADVAISTLCAQLIASMWPAARGETLIALITALQDRVSSAPSPRECQSAMASLGELWARVHGTAQNTRTVSRIVVDRLELNGSGTVTLDQVQVKYLVVGPGVKVRLTSSRIEQLDLSRTSGNPLLDDSHSQVDELFTQGGLASTPRRIRELLGLPEEPVDESAIEAFFREKIANARAPIVVDRQYSPPDEDVRFKWTREHGDKWQTYAKRLVSEGKLIEERVNAAGPPKWRLRVTEAFLDQ; this is translated from the coding sequence GTGACCATCGCGGACCTCGTCGCGGCACCCAAGCTGTCACAGGAAGCGTTCAGTGCGTTGGTCCATGTGGAGTACCAACTCCGCGTCCTGGGACTGGTATGCGCCGCTGCGGACGATGAGCCAAGCAAGTTCAGCACACCCGGCTCGCTCGAGTCGTGGGCGGATTACAGCAAGAAGCAGAGCGCGAAACTGGGATGCGCCGAGTGTCGCACGGACGCTACAGCAGTCGCTGACAGCATCAAGAGCACCGTGGTGTCGGAGCCAGAGCTGTCGATCAGGCTGGTGCGCAACCGGGTGTGCCATGGCGGTCCGGCTCCGGAGAACATCGACCACGCGGCACTGCACAAGGTCGTGACCGACAATGCCGAACGCATTGTGCGCATCTACGAACACGGCCACGTAGCCGACTTGGCGCCGTACTTTCGGACGGTCGACGGCGAACTCGCCGCGCTGCACTCGTTCTCCGGGACAGCTGCGACCTACTGGCCCCGCCGGACCGAAGCAGTCGATGTGACCGACGCCGACGTCGTGGATGCACTGAAGAAGTTGAACTTCAACCGCGGCGACCGCCTACTCGACGACTTCGCGCAGGACATCGAGCGAGACCTCAAGGGCTTCGCCGAGCGCGACTCCGTCTACGTTCTGGTGTCGCCACCCGAACCGATCGCGGTGCGTTGGGATCGACGCAGCTCAGACGGCCCGGTCCCGCGAGTCGACCGATTCGTCATCGGCTCCGACCACGCCAGGATGTGGGTAACGGAGTCGGGGCTGAGACCGTACAAGGAATTCCTCGCGGACGTCTGCAACTGGCCCCTGCTCAAGCGGCGGCTACTCGAGGAACTGGAGGAACAAGTCTCCGCTGAGAAGCAGATCAGCCGAGAGTTGTTCCCCAACCTCCAGCAGCGCGTTACCCATGTGCCAACGCTGGTGCAGTTTGACGATGACTACCAGGGCCCTCGAACTGACCTGACCATCACCGCAGCCTGCGCAGAGGTCACAGAAGGCATCCACTCCTACCGCGGCAGTACGAACCTCATCACTCTGACCGGCGAGGCAGGGGCTGGAAAGACGCACAGCCTGCTCCAGTTTGCACGGGATTCACTGGCCGCCAACGCTGGCCTTGCCCCTGTGGCAATCTACATTTCCTCGAGCAGGTCCAGCGCAACCAGTCTCGACAAGCTAATCACTGAACGGGTCGCCGGCACACGTATCCTGGACCGAGAACCAGTACTAGCCCTATGCCGAGCTGGCCTGGCAATACTGGTGATCGACGGCTTTGACGAGATGCTGGGTTTCCGATCCTATGACGATCCGTTGTCGGGCCTCCAACCAATCCTCGACCAGCTTCGCAATCGAGGAGCTGTCATTCTTTCCGCACGGGCAAGTTACTCAGAGGCACGACTCTGGAAAAGCCTGACAGAGCACCCAACCAAAGAGTCTCAGCACCGGCTAACGACGATGAAGTTGCAACCATGGCGGCGGTCACAGTTGACCGAACTCATGGAGAACCTTTCGATCGATGCGACAGCCACGGAGGAAGCCCCGGCCGTCCGACAGCTGTTGACCACACCATTCTTTTGTCTCGCCTACGCCGCCTGGAAACAGGATGACCGTTCAGGCGACTTTTTGCGCTTCGTGGTAGATACTTACCTCCAACGCGAGTTGAGCAAGCTAACGGACCTCCAAGGCAGTTCGCTCTTCACTCACGAAGAGCTCTCGGAGATCTTCTGCGAGGTCGCGGAGCTGACCGCTCGCAATGTGAGCGCGGAGGTCTCCGAGTCAGACCTTGTAGACGCAGCAGAGTATGCGTTGGGAAAGGACCTCAGCGAAAAGGAGCGACGTCGACTCGTAGCGCTGTGTGGCATGAGCGCCGACTGGTCGGAGCATGAGCTCTCCTTCAGCTTCACCCACCTCGCGGTTGCCGAGCACTTCCTTGCCAGACAGGTCGTCCGGTTGCCTTTCCCTCAGGCATTGGCGCTCCTGGCCGACGTGGCCATCTCTACTCTGTGTGCGCAGCTGATCGCCTCAATGTGGCCAGCGGCCCGAGGAGAGACATTGATCGCGCTGATCACAGCGCTTCAGGATCGGGTGAGTTCGGCCCCGTCGCCCCGCGAGTGCCAATCGGCAATGGCCAGCCTCGGAGAGCTGTGGGCGAGGGTTCACGGAACGGCACAGAACACGAGAACGGTGAGCCGGATTGTGGTCGACAGGCTTGAATTGAATGGTTCTGGGACAGTGACACTCGACCAGGTCCAGGTAAAATACCTGGTCGTCGGGCCGGGCGTTAAGGTCCGACTGACCAGCAGTCGAATCGAACAGTTGGACCTGTCCCGGACGTCCGGCAACCCACTACTGGACGATTCTCATAGTCAGGTAGATGAACTCTTCACTCAAGGCGGACTGGCGAGCACTCCCCGACGGATCAGGGAACTGCTCGGACTGCCCGAGGAGCCCGTTGATGAAAGCGCCATCGAGGCCTTCTTCCGGGAGAAGATCGCCAACGCCCGGGCACCGATTGTCGTGGATCGACAGTACAGCCCCCCGGACGAGGATGTCCGGTTCAAGTGGACGCGCGAGCACGGCGACAAGTGGCAGACCTACGCGAAGCGCCTGGTGTCCGAAGGCAAACTCATCGAGGAACGAGTGAACGCGGCCGGCCCGCCGAAGTGGCGCCTGCGCGTGACAGAGGCGTTCCTTGATCAGTGA